One Hordeum vulgare subsp. vulgare chromosome 4H, MorexV3_pseudomolecules_assembly, whole genome shotgun sequence DNA window includes the following coding sequences:
- the LOC123447544 gene encoding monoacylglycerol lipase-like, giving the protein MAGSMQAADAAGRISALLSLLALRRILAVLQPLLLLLLPPFGRRARQVDPAAVADASSSSGKKAKPAVVLRVPAAVCSRRQALARREAAMRRAREAGRDYELIPTARGETLFTQSWWPHASSSSSVKPRALVLVMHGLNEHSGRYDYLAKRLNAMDVKVYGMDWTGHGGSDGLHGYVQSLDHAVQDMKMYLKKISAENPGVPCFCFGHSTGGGIILKAVLDPDVDALVNGIILTSPAVRVQPAHPIVAALAPVFALIAPRYQFTGSSKNGPAVSRDPEALRVKYSDPLVFTGSIRVRTGYEILRLTAYLQQHLRRITVPLLVLHGADDMVTDPEGSRRLHREASTPDKAIRLYDGLLHDLLIEPEKEAVLGDIVDWLRPRI; this is encoded by the exons ATGGCCGGGAGCATGCAGGCGGCGGACGCGGCGGGGCGGATCAGCGCGCTGCTGTCGCTGCTCGCGCTGCGCCGGATCCTCGCCGTGCTCCAgccgctgctcctgctcctgctcccgcCCTTCGGACGGCGGGCGCGCCAGGTCGACCCGGCCGCCGTCgcggacgcctcctcctcctccgggaaGAAGGCCAAGCCCGCCGTCGTGCTGCGGGTGCCCGCCGCGGTCTGCTCGCGCAGGCAGGCCCTGGCCCGCCGCGAGGCCGCCATGCGCCGCGCCAGGGAGGCCGGCCGGGACTACGAGCTCATCCCCACCGCCCGCGGCGAGACGCTCTTCACGCAGTCCTGGTGGCcgcacgcctcctcctcctcctccgtcaagCCCAG GGCGCTTGTTCTTGTCATGCACGGGTTGAACGAGCACAG TGGGAGGTATGATTATCTGGCGAAGCGGTTGAACGCCATGGATGTCAAGGTTTATGGCATGGACTGGACTG GCCATGGTGGCAGTGATGGTCTTCATGGATACGTGCAATCTCTTGATCATGCTGTCCAAGACATG AAAATGTATCTGAAGAAGATCTCAGCCGAGAACCCTGGCGTCCCATGCTTCTGCTTTGGGCACTCCACCGGTGGAGGCATCATCCTCAAG GCTGTGCTTGATCCGGATGTCGATGCTCTTGTCAATGGCATCATCCTCACATCGCCGGCCGTCCGCGTTCAACCCGCGCATCCAATCGTCGCG GCGCTGGCCCCGGTTTTCGCCCTGATCGCGCCCCGGTACCAGTTCACGGGGTCGAGCAAGAACGGGCCGGCGGTGTCGCGCGACCCGGAGGCGCTGAGGGTCAAGTACTCGGACCCGCTGGTGTTCACGGGCTCCATCCGGGTGCGCACCGGGTACGAGATCCTCCGGCTGACGGCGTACCTGCAGCAGCACCTGCGCAGGATCACGGTGCCGCTGCTGGTGCTCCACGGCGCCGACGACATGGTGACCGACCCGGAGGGGTCGCGGCGGCTGCACCGGGAGGCCTCCACCCCGGACAAGGCCATCCGGCTCTACGACGGCCTGCTGCACGACCTCCTCATCGAGCCCGAGAAGGAGGCGGTGCTGGGCGACATCGTCGACTGGCTGCGCCCCAGGATTTGA